One window of Saprospiraceae bacterium genomic DNA carries:
- a CDS encoding gliding motility-associated C-terminal domain-containing protein, translating into MRNSIRTIKIAYRYQCNDFWTGPNGFNSNLRQPFVVDQGWYVVQITTGTGCQGIDSIFVVKSSDVPDLYISNNDTITCSKPSIQINGGSNTTGAQIKWITPVDTIFNQSNITASDSGNYTLIVTGPNGCSVNKGINIFKDVTIPSLFGFPDTLTCTKDSLILKLTSSSVETISWTGPNGFVSQQLNPVVKEKGTYQLTVTGFNGCTNAIDIAIAEDKALPSLQISWDTLNCIRTAVIPSVTVDSSISKFNWSGPANFTSSLKYPLLTTGGNYMLQITGSNGCTQTQTINIIEDFVKPSAQLEADTIQCKSTASIRALNTPAGLPILWTGPNNFVSNLVNPTITKSGFYVLTIIGTNGCVFTDSIFVFQKDQLPDIFASDDTLSCIKQKLIIRAGSATQGVLFEWTGPNGFTSNMARPEIQDSGLYTLKVTDPNGCESIKQIFISKFADIPVLNLIASNNFISCKDSTVNLKIQSTNQTKTISWIGPNGFSANTDSIVAIEPGTYKVVLTSDFGCIASDSVSIQDIRKLPTFTVANDSLNCKRISINLTLNSNDTDLNFNWSGPNNFNSTLKNPTIQMGGTYLVTVTNSADCKLIKMVQISIDTMTPDLSLSADTITCLRNSAPVKASSSLQGFTMKWTGPNGFNYTLPQFATKIPGRYFCTITNPRSGCSNSSFIDILEDTNRIQNVSTQSVSSSCNRNNGKLLINQIIGGKLPYKYSLDNGVNFINDISTIDFAPGNYNLIVEDANGCQFNVAFNIIETGDVRILVSPKIELLFGSKQTLNLTILSNPIDINSILWTPSDQLSCSNCPDPEITANHDDLITVTVIDKNGCSATATIQVIVKKESKVYFPNAFSPNGDNINDYFYPIGLPSDSPINIFNIYDRWSNLVFSKENFVLNSEKDGWGGTSGSHEKLNPGVFIYMVEIQEVDGPKIYTGDISLIQ; encoded by the coding sequence TTGCGCAATTCAATCCGTACAATTAAAATTGCTTACCGATACCAGTGCAACGATTTTTGGACGGGACCAAATGGATTTAATTCAAATTTAAGGCAACCATTTGTCGTAGATCAAGGTTGGTATGTGGTCCAAATTACAACAGGAACTGGCTGCCAGGGAATTGATTCAATTTTTGTTGTCAAATCTTCTGATGTGCCCGATCTTTATATTTCAAATAATGACACCATTACATGTAGCAAACCAAGCATCCAAATAAATGGAGGAAGCAATACTACAGGAGCTCAAATAAAATGGATTACACCTGTTGATACCATTTTTAACCAATCAAATATCACAGCCTCAGATTCTGGAAACTATACCTTAATTGTAACAGGGCCCAATGGATGTAGTGTCAATAAAGGCATCAACATATTTAAAGATGTTACAATCCCAAGTTTATTCGGATTTCCTGATACCTTAACCTGCACTAAAGATAGCCTGATATTAAAACTTACGAGTTCGTCGGTTGAAACGATTTCCTGGACTGGACCCAATGGATTTGTCAGTCAACAATTGAATCCTGTTGTAAAAGAAAAAGGAACGTATCAACTAACTGTGACTGGATTTAATGGTTGCACGAATGCCATTGACATTGCGATTGCTGAAGACAAAGCTTTGCCCTCGCTACAAATTTCATGGGATACCTTAAATTGTATCCGCACGGCTGTTATTCCAAGTGTTACAGTAGATTCCAGTATCTCCAAATTCAATTGGTCTGGACCCGCAAACTTTACTAGTTCACTAAAATATCCTTTGTTAACCACAGGGGGTAATTATATGCTCCAGATTACTGGATCAAATGGATGCACTCAAACTCAAACTATAAATATTATTGAAGATTTTGTAAAACCAAGTGCACAATTGGAAGCTGACACAATACAATGCAAAAGCACTGCATCCATCAGAGCACTAAACACGCCAGCCGGACTTCCAATTCTATGGACAGGTCCTAATAATTTTGTTTCAAATCTTGTGAATCCCACCATAACAAAAAGTGGGTTTTATGTTTTGACAATTATCGGAACGAATGGTTGTGTTTTTACGGATTCAATTTTTGTATTTCAAAAGGATCAACTCCCTGACATATTTGCAAGTGATGATACATTAAGTTGCATTAAACAAAAATTAATAATTCGGGCGGGATCTGCAACACAAGGTGTACTTTTTGAATGGACAGGCCCGAATGGGTTCACTTCAAACATGGCACGACCAGAAATACAAGATTCCGGATTGTATACATTGAAAGTAACCGATCCAAATGGTTGTGAGTCGATAAAGCAAATTTTCATTTCAAAATTTGCTGATATCCCTGTGCTTAACTTGATAGCCAGTAATAATTTTATCAGTTGTAAAGACAGTACGGTCAATTTAAAAATCCAATCCACAAATCAAACTAAAACAATTAGTTGGATTGGACCAAATGGCTTTTCAGCAAATACGGACTCAATAGTGGCAATCGAACCAGGAACTTACAAGGTGGTTCTAACCAGTGATTTCGGTTGTATTGCTTCAGACAGCGTTTCGATTCAAGATATTCGAAAACTTCCAACTTTTACTGTAGCTAATGATAGTTTAAATTGTAAACGCATTTCAATTAATTTAACGCTAAATAGCAACGATACCGATTTGAACTTTAATTGGAGTGGGCCGAATAATTTTAATAGTACACTTAAAAATCCTACAATACAGATGGGAGGTACTTATCTTGTAACGGTGACCAATTCTGCAGATTGTAAATTAATTAAAATGGTTCAAATCAGTATTGATACGATGACACCTGATTTAAGTCTTTCAGCCGATACGATCACATGTCTTAGAAACAGTGCGCCGGTTAAAGCTTCTTCCAGTTTGCAAGGATTTACTATGAAATGGACGGGACCAAATGGTTTCAATTATACGCTTCCTCAATTTGCAACAAAAATTCCAGGTCGTTATTTCTGTACGATAACCAATCCACGAAGCGGTTGCAGCAATTCTAGCTTTATAGATATTCTGGAGGATACCAATAGAATTCAAAACGTTTCAACCCAAAGTGTTTCATCAAGTTGCAATCGAAATAATGGTAAATTGCTTATAAACCAAATTATAGGGGGAAAACTGCCCTATAAATATTCTCTTGATAATGGCGTTAATTTTATCAATGACATCTCTACAATCGATTTTGCTCCTGGAAATTATAACTTAATTGTAGAAGATGCAAATGGTTGTCAATTTAATGTGGCTTTTAACATTATTGAAACAGGCGATGTTAGAATATTGGTTTCACCTAAAATTGAATTGCTCTTTGGATCTAAACAAACATTGAATTTAACGATCCTTTCAAATCCTATTGATATCAACAGCATCCTATGGACGCCTTCAGATCAATTATCTTGTTCTAACTGTCCGGATCCAGAGATTACAGCAAATCATGACGATTTAATAACTGTTACCGTTATTGATAAAAATGGATGTTCAGCAACAGCAACAATACAGGTAATCGTAAAAAAAGAGAGTAAGGTTTATTTTCCAAATGCCTTTTCTCCAAATGGTGATAATATCAATGATTATTTTTATCCAATAGGCTTACCTTCAGATTCTCCGATAAATATTTTTAATATTTACGACCGTTGGAGTAATCTTGTATTTTCAAAAGAAAATTTTGTATTAAATTCAGAAAAAGATGGCTGGGGTGGCACTAGTGGATCACATGAAAAATTAAATCCGGGTGTTTTTATTTATATGGTAGAAATTCAAGAAGTGGATGGGCCTAAAATTTATACAGGTGACATCAGCTTAATCCAATAA
- a CDS encoding O-methyltransferase, with product MNQRDLELYCESHTHQPDAVLNELERQTYLQTIAPQMVSGKMQGRLLSLISKLSKPQYILEIGTFTSYSALCLAEGLIPNGELHTIEITEDYRHIVTSFASRSSYFSKIHYHYGDALKLIPNLNYSWDLVFLDAAKNKYLEFLDILEETLKPGAILIADNVLWYGKVLDSEKDEETNTLDLFNKRLRQSPLWETQILALRDGLSISIKQTG from the coding sequence ATGAATCAAAGGGATCTTGAACTTTATTGTGAAAGTCATACCCACCAGCCAGATGCTGTTTTGAATGAATTGGAACGACAAACCTATTTACAAACCATTGCTCCGCAAATGGTTTCCGGCAAAATGCAAGGTCGCTTACTCAGTCTGATTTCTAAACTAAGTAAACCTCAATACATACTTGAAATTGGTACATTTACATCTTACAGTGCATTGTGTTTGGCCGAAGGCTTAATACCAAATGGGGAATTGCATACTATTGAAATTACTGAAGATTATAGACATATCGTCACATCATTTGCTTCTAGGTCAAGCTATTTTTCTAAAATTCATTATCATTATGGTGATGCACTGAAGCTAATTCCTAATTTAAATTATTCCTGGGATCTCGTATTCCTTGATGCTGCCAAAAACAAATACTTGGAATTCCTTGATATTTTAGAAGAAACACTTAAACCAGGAGCCATTTTAATTGCAGATAATGTACTTTGGTATGGAAAAGTATTGGATTCTGAAAAAGATGAAGAAACAAACACGCTGGATCTTTTTAATAAACGGTTACGGCAATCCCCTCTTTGGGAAACACAAATTTTAGCATTACGTGACGGATTAAGTATTTCGATAAAACAAACAGGGTGA